The following coding sequences are from one Hymenobacter sp. DG25A window:
- a CDS encoding glycosyltransferase family 25 protein: protein MKVFAISLERDLARRSYIGNHLSSLNLDYEIIDAVDYRKISSDDFAKQVDLKAMEKNYCLTSGAAACGLSHLKIYDKIVEENIPFALIVEDDVCLPYNISELLLKIEKSIKNDEIIAFSYYSHFDEKMHLSKKYETVLDEDNFLLYPVNIAAVASTMAYVITKSVAKKMGQKLMPISIQPDDWGKIYSKSCFTSFRCLYPVQAMPALFDTTLNYSAAKGWKNKLSTFIKKHNVIVLNDVLKKIYVWRMKRKHATVISNESPFFENAKQTSNR from the coding sequence ATGAAAGTATTTGCAATAAGCTTGGAGCGCGACTTGGCGCGTCGATCTTACATTGGTAACCACTTGAGTAGTCTGAATTTGGATTACGAAATAATAGATGCAGTAGACTATAGAAAGATAAGCAGTGATGATTTTGCTAAACAGGTAGATTTAAAGGCTATGGAAAAAAACTATTGTTTGACTTCAGGTGCAGCAGCATGTGGCTTATCTCATTTAAAAATTTATGATAAAATAGTTGAAGAAAATATACCCTTTGCATTAATCGTCGAAGATGATGTGTGTCTACCATATAATATATCTGAATTGCTGTTAAAAATCGAAAAAAGTATCAAAAATGACGAAATAATAGCATTTTCATATTACAGTCATTTTGATGAAAAGATGCATCTAAGCAAAAAATACGAAACGGTTCTTGATGAGGATAACTTTCTTCTATATCCCGTGAATATTGCAGCTGTTGCGTCAACTATGGCCTATGTTATTACTAAGTCTGTTGCTAAGAAAATGGGTCAGAAGCTAATGCCTATATCTATTCAGCCTGATGACTGGGGAAAAATATATAGCAAAAGCTGTTTTACATCATTTCGCTGTCTGTATCCTGTACAAGCTATGCCTGCCTTGTTTGATACAACGCTGAATTATAGTGCGGCTAAAGGATGGAAAAATAAATTATCGACTTTTATTAAAAAACACAATGTTATTGTGCTTAATGATGTATTGAAAAAAATATATGTTTGGCGTATGAAGCGTAAGCACGCCACTGTTATATCAAATGAGTCTCCCTTCTTTGAAAATGCAAAGCAAACTAGTAACAGATAA
- a CDS encoding glycosyltransferase family 2 protein translates to MKNLVSILLPVYNVEDFIHKTIYSLLNQTYQDLEIIVVDDRSTDRTVEKIREINDPRIKLIVNETNLGRAGSDNVGMQYVKGEYVAKMDGDDICHPERLARQVAVLDSRPDINVVGCWLQNFGASDYLHKYPITPEELKVRTLFTLPGGTIALCCGLRCTSRKV, encoded by the coding sequence ATGAAAAATTTAGTATCAATTCTATTGCCGGTTTATAATGTTGAAGATTTTATCCATAAAACAATATATAGTCTGCTTAATCAAACATATCAAGATCTTGAAATAATTGTTGTAGATGATCGATCGACGGATCGTACCGTTGAAAAAATTCGTGAGATTAACGATCCACGTATCAAGTTGATCGTAAATGAAACAAATTTAGGAAGGGCGGGCTCGGATAATGTGGGGATGCAATATGTGAAGGGAGAGTACGTAGCCAAAATGGATGGCGACGATATCTGCCACCCTGAACGCCTAGCCCGGCAGGTAGCGGTTTTGGATTCGCGGCCGGATATAAACGTAGTAGGTTGCTGGCTTCAAAACTTTGGGGCCAGTGATTATCTGCACAAGTATCCTATTACACCGGAGGAACTCAAAGTCCGGACATTATTCACATTGCCGGGGGGAACAATTGCTTTATGCTGCGGACTGCGTTGTACAAGTCGCAAGGTATGA
- a CDS encoding glycosyltransferase family 2 protein gives MNVKSENSPVVSVCCITYNHAAFLAEAIESVLMQKTNFVVEMVIGEDCSTDATRAIALEYASRYPEQIRVLLPKKNLGAMQNLMATMSACRGEFIAFLEGDDYWTNENKLQLQVDALRENTDCSFCFHDSNILSDKFPEGLIFSQRIAPDILPIPSEDGCLLKFSQKHLIKRWFVPSASMLFRSNSLCLPLPDWCASIFSGDRTLQLLSSRHGLSLYIPRVMSTYRVHATGLATITKNTIFHFEKKIYDGIMFRKYLILPKYKKYANYYLSTQIALYANYLRDNGDYSKYNMLLFKNIYNLAPRYIPFIKNKIHSIIKKIAH, from the coding sequence ATGAATGTTAAATCAGAAAATTCTCCTGTAGTAAGCGTTTGCTGCATCACCTATAATCACGCAGCTTTCCTAGCTGAAGCCATAGAATCGGTACTGATGCAGAAAACCAATTTTGTGGTGGAAATGGTAATTGGGGAAGACTGTTCTACAGATGCAACGCGAGCTATTGCATTAGAGTATGCCAGCCGGTATCCGGAACAGATACGCGTTTTGCTGCCTAAAAAGAATCTGGGCGCTATGCAGAATCTTATGGCAACAATGTCAGCCTGCCGCGGAGAATTCATAGCCTTCTTGGAAGGAGATGACTATTGGACGAATGAAAATAAGTTGCAGTTGCAAGTTGATGCACTAAGAGAAAACACAGATTGTTCCTTTTGTTTTCATGACTCTAATATATTAAGCGATAAGTTTCCGGAGGGATTAATTTTTAGTCAGAGAATAGCTCCTGATATTCTGCCAATTCCATCTGAAGATGGATGTTTGCTAAAATTTTCCCAAAAACATTTGATCAAGAGATGGTTTGTGCCATCAGCTTCGATGCTGTTTCGATCTAACAGTTTGTGCTTGCCTCTGCCCGATTGGTGTGCTTCCATATTTAGTGGAGACCGTACCCTGCAATTGTTGAGTTCGCGTCATGGACTCTCGCTTTACATACCAAGAGTAATGAGTACATACAGAGTACATGCAACAGGACTTGCTACTATCACTAAGAATACTATATTTCATTTTGAGAAAAAAATTTACGATGGAATAATGTTTCGGAAATATCTTATTCTCCCTAAATATAAAAAATACGCAAATTATTATTTGTCTACTCAAATCGCTTTGTATGCTAATTATTTGAGAGATAATGGTGATTATTCAAAGTATAATATGCTTTTATTTAAGAATATATATAATCTTGCTCCGCGCTATATTCCTTTTATCAAAAATAAAATTCATTCTATAATAAAAAAAATAGCTCACTAG
- a CDS encoding NeuD/PglB/VioB family sugar acetyltransferase, which produces MLILGANGHAVEILQCLSAEQREKVVFFDDVSPAETFGDIIKRYLVLRSFEDALAYLSSTDKNFALGLGNPYLRSRLATKFRACGGNLTSIVADTSVVDAPRKHLARGLNIMHHTLVAPGAILGEGVLVNAGASIHHDVKVGDYCEISPGARLLGRCQLGRYCQIGSSAVVLPDVIVGEGAVVGAGAVVTKNVVAGEIVIGIPARSIMK; this is translated from the coding sequence ATGCTGATTCTTGGAGCCAATGGGCACGCCGTCGAAATACTACAATGTCTGTCAGCTGAACAACGCGAGAAAGTAGTGTTTTTTGACGATGTATCTCCGGCGGAAACTTTCGGCGACATAATAAAGCGGTACTTGGTGTTGCGGAGTTTCGAGGACGCTCTTGCTTATCTATCCTCAACAGACAAGAATTTTGCTTTAGGTCTTGGTAATCCATACCTGAGAAGCAGACTGGCTACGAAATTCCGGGCGTGCGGTGGCAATCTTACTTCAATAGTGGCAGATACTTCCGTTGTAGATGCTCCTAGAAAGCATTTAGCAAGAGGGTTAAACATCATGCATCACACCTTGGTCGCGCCTGGGGCGATATTAGGGGAGGGGGTATTAGTTAATGCCGGAGCATCAATTCATCACGATGTGAAAGTAGGAGACTACTGCGAAATATCCCCAGGGGCACGGTTGCTGGGACGTTGCCAGCTGGGACGCTACTGCCAAATCGGCTCATCAGCAGTTGTGTTGCCAGATGTTATTGTCGGAGAAGGAGCAGTAGTGGGTGCGGGTGCGGTAGTTACTAAAAACGTAGTGGCCGGAGAAATTGTGATAGGCATCCCGGCTCGTAGCATAATGAAGTAA
- a CDS encoding DegT/DnrJ/EryC1/StrS family aminotransferase, with the protein MNINVTKAYLPPLAEYSAYLQGIWERGWLTNNGPLVQQLEKELSDHLDGSLVQFTGNGTIALQVAIKALELSGEIITTPFSYVATTTAILWENCTPVFVDVEDRTFCLDATKIEAAITPQTTGILATHVYGYPCDVLAIEDIARRHNLKVIYDGAHAFGVRVHGKPLLSYGDLSTCSFHATKLFHTAEGGAIVMNDPALAKKVWLYKSFGHIGDEYFSLGINGKNSEFHAAMGLCNLPRVPDFIVARQALAVLYRQELVGLPLQYPEPTEDSLEYNHAYFPVVFDSEERLHVVKDGLAAQMVNTRRYFYPSLNHLPYHKGASCPVSEDIAKRVLCLPFYQELAAEQVRWICQLVRKFHGFV; encoded by the coding sequence ATGAATATCAACGTCACTAAAGCCTATTTGCCACCATTGGCTGAGTATTCTGCCTACTTGCAGGGGATTTGGGAACGGGGATGGCTCACTAATAATGGCCCGCTGGTACAGCAACTTGAGAAGGAGTTGAGCGACCATCTGGATGGTAGTCTAGTGCAGTTCACAGGCAATGGGACTATTGCGTTGCAAGTCGCCATTAAAGCGCTTGAGTTAAGCGGTGAGATAATTACGACGCCTTTCTCCTACGTAGCAACGACCACTGCTATTCTGTGGGAAAACTGCACACCGGTATTCGTTGATGTAGAAGATCGGACGTTCTGCCTGGATGCTACCAAAATTGAAGCTGCTATCACTCCTCAGACTACTGGTATTCTGGCTACTCATGTGTATGGCTATCCTTGCGACGTTCTGGCTATTGAGGATATTGCTCGTCGGCACAATCTTAAAGTGATTTATGATGGTGCGCATGCTTTCGGGGTACGGGTGCATGGTAAACCATTGTTGAGCTATGGCGACCTGAGTACCTGCAGCTTTCATGCCACCAAACTATTCCACACAGCTGAGGGAGGAGCTATCGTTATGAACGATCCGGCTCTAGCGAAGAAGGTGTGGCTTTATAAATCGTTTGGCCATATCGGGGATGAGTACTTTTCCCTTGGTATCAATGGTAAGAACTCTGAATTTCACGCTGCCATGGGGCTGTGTAACCTACCGCGGGTACCAGACTTTATCGTGGCTCGTCAGGCTTTAGCGGTCCTTTATCGGCAGGAACTTGTCGGGCTTCCACTGCAGTATCCGGAGCCCACAGAAGATAGCCTGGAGTATAACCACGCTTACTTTCCGGTCGTGTTCGATTCTGAAGAGCGGTTACACGTGGTGAAAGATGGGTTGGCGGCGCAAATGGTGAATACCCGACGGTATTTTTATCCGTCCCTGAATCATCTCCCCTATCATAAGGGGGCTTCCTGTCCTGTTTCGGAGGACATTGCTAAGCGAGTACTTTGCCTTCCGTTTTACCAAGAGTTAGCAGCGGAACAGGTCCGCTGGATCTGTCAGCTTGTGCGCAAGTTTCATGGTTTCGTTTAA
- a CDS encoding ABC transporter ATP-binding protein — translation MLYYLSAAQRRQGVVMFVLLVVSSLLEAVGLAALVPVIMMAAKPGAVHENRWFSLIYNYLGFITEKSFLLFLIIAIFVFFILKNIFNSWVLYAQARFTSEIGMDVVQSQIDKYLNFPLWKFQELGSAKFINGTIQATYMYVNTVLRPLFSFFSEIVIVLIIVVGILIYKPILVVILVIIMGTASWATYGILRNRTQAVGSQIHQLKPASLNILNNLFNGFLELKLANKQHYLRKQLLNNEDTLQRLNAQAYLYNLMPIKIIEMVAILGLLTILLYSVLFTGASDSLITLLGLFAAAAYRLMPSINRMLSSMVSIKQGQASIEELWAHRTMDYDASLPAVQLPLAFERDIVFKKVSYTFPGSKQPVLNNINIAIQKGDIVGFVGSSGSGKTTLMNVLLRFLREQEGHIAVDGQALTPDYMLSWYKLIGYVKQDTFLMEASIMDNITLQQGEDDVDMAQLLDAIDKASLTTFIQSLPEGVNTLIGERGSRLSGGQRQRIGIARALYKQAQILVLDEATSALDNETEREVNEAIHNLSNSQITILIVAHRLTTLRECNRILELSQGKLVGDYDYETLISTKMPS, via the coding sequence ATGCTTTATTACCTCAGTGCTGCTCAGAGGAGGCAGGGGGTAGTGATGTTTGTGCTATTAGTTGTTTCCTCGCTACTGGAAGCAGTAGGTTTGGCAGCACTCGTGCCGGTTATTATGATGGCTGCAAAGCCTGGGGCAGTTCATGAGAATAGATGGTTTAGCCTAATTTATAACTATCTGGGTTTTATTACTGAAAAATCATTCCTGTTATTTCTTATAATTGCAATATTTGTATTTTTTATACTAAAGAATATATTTAATTCTTGGGTTTTATATGCACAAGCTCGATTTACTTCTGAAATCGGAATGGATGTAGTACAAAGCCAAATAGATAAATATCTTAATTTTCCACTTTGGAAATTTCAGGAATTGGGTTCGGCTAAATTTATAAATGGTACTATACAGGCAACTTATATGTATGTTAATACAGTGCTTAGGCCGTTGTTTAGCTTTTTCTCGGAAATAGTTATTGTTTTGATTATAGTTGTTGGAATACTTATTTATAAGCCAATCTTAGTAGTTATACTTGTGATAATTATGGGAACTGCATCATGGGCTACTTACGGAATTTTGCGAAACAGAACCCAGGCAGTGGGGTCTCAAATTCATCAACTAAAACCCGCTTCTCTGAATATACTTAATAACTTATTTAATGGCTTTCTGGAGCTGAAACTTGCGAATAAGCAGCACTATTTGCGTAAGCAATTATTGAATAATGAAGATACTTTGCAGAGGCTCAATGCGCAGGCGTATCTGTACAACCTGATGCCGATTAAGATTATAGAAATGGTAGCTATATTGGGCTTGCTCACCATTCTTCTATACTCTGTTTTATTCACTGGAGCATCAGACTCGCTGATTACCCTATTGGGGTTATTTGCCGCAGCTGCTTACCGGCTTATGCCTTCCATCAATAGAATGTTGTCATCGATGGTTAGTATCAAACAAGGCCAGGCATCGATTGAAGAACTGTGGGCGCATCGTACTATGGATTATGATGCTTCGTTGCCTGCGGTTCAATTACCTCTCGCATTTGAGCGGGACATTGTATTCAAAAAAGTTAGCTATACCTTTCCTGGTAGTAAACAGCCTGTACTGAATAATATAAATATCGCTATTCAGAAAGGCGATATTGTTGGATTTGTGGGCAGTTCGGGGTCAGGAAAGACTACTCTTATGAACGTGCTTCTCCGTTTTTTACGGGAGCAGGAAGGGCATATCGCAGTAGATGGTCAAGCGTTGACTCCGGATTACATGTTGTCCTGGTACAAACTTATTGGCTATGTCAAACAGGATACCTTCCTGATGGAAGCATCCATAATGGACAATATAACTCTGCAGCAGGGAGAAGATGATGTGGATATGGCTCAGTTACTGGATGCCATAGATAAAGCTTCATTAACTACCTTCATACAGAGTCTGCCGGAAGGGGTAAATACCCTTATAGGCGAGAGAGGGTCACGACTGTCCGGGGGGCAGCGGCAGCGCATAGGAATTGCCCGAGCCCTGTATAAACAGGCCCAGATTCTGGTACTGGATGAGGCAACCAGTGCCTTGGACAATGAAACAGAGCGCGAGGTAAATGAGGCTATCCATAATTTATCGAATAGTCAGATTACAATTCTGATTGTAGCCCATCGTCTGACTACACTGCGGGAGTGCAACCGTATTCTTGAGCTCAGTCAGGGTAAGCTGGTCGGTGATTATGATTATGAAACGTTGATCAGCACCAAAATGCCCTCCTAA
- a CDS encoding glycosyltransferase, with protein MNGLRKKISARLKAVGNLLSFYKFYLSKPKSDVQQFEKYVILNVKNTVIERVYAHILFAMQVNGYKIYLVNNPRLFANIIEYPAQIASLPNLTIVDNVNNVSHEALYIYDFDLQDETRFNKVKLQESILTNSNKRNLNIMPFPMIPRNYFSGNYRNAEKLRDGRRNIGIYFSGNSEPKVYDHPIYRNFLRLMSRTSVIDAVKRMLLPNELSIVTQQDQMAVDTDLTEKFVLYEWVRSREGIIVGNRTSNEDWFVQLAKCNFFLGCPGYIQPLCHNLVEAMSVGTIPILEYGDYLNPTLEDGVNCISFSGEEDLIKKIRQALRMTDEEIARMRNNVIKYYDQHLSLTAVCSFLEKSARSNQNVDLITSYNYEKQWNMGCLNT; from the coding sequence ATGAATGGATTGCGAAAAAAAATAAGTGCAAGACTGAAAGCGGTTGGAAATCTATTGTCTTTCTATAAATTTTATCTTAGCAAGCCTAAGTCGGATGTTCAGCAGTTTGAAAAATACGTAATTCTTAATGTTAAGAATACGGTGATTGAGAGGGTGTACGCGCATATTTTGTTCGCTATGCAGGTTAATGGCTACAAGATATATCTCGTCAATAACCCCAGGCTTTTTGCCAATATTATTGAATATCCCGCTCAAATAGCATCTCTTCCGAATCTAACTATTGTTGACAACGTAAATAATGTAAGTCATGAAGCTTTATATATTTATGATTTTGATCTACAAGATGAAACTAGATTTAATAAGGTTAAATTACAGGAAAGTATATTAACTAATTCGAATAAACGAAATTTAAATATTATGCCATTTCCGATGATTCCCCGAAATTACTTTTCGGGTAACTACCGGAACGCTGAAAAGCTCAGGGATGGTAGAAGAAACATTGGAATATATTTTTCCGGTAACTCAGAACCCAAAGTGTATGATCATCCTATCTACAGAAATTTTCTGCGTTTGATGAGCCGTACCAGCGTAATAGATGCAGTAAAAAGGATGCTTCTGCCCAATGAACTAAGTATAGTTACGCAACAGGATCAGATGGCAGTCGATACGGATTTAACTGAAAAATTCGTGTTGTATGAGTGGGTCAGAAGTAGGGAAGGTATTATCGTTGGTAATCGTACTAGCAATGAGGACTGGTTTGTTCAACTAGCCAAGTGTAACTTCTTTCTGGGATGTCCCGGCTATATTCAGCCCCTATGCCATAATTTGGTAGAAGCCATGAGCGTTGGAACAATTCCTATTCTGGAATACGGGGATTACCTGAATCCAACTCTGGAAGACGGGGTTAACTGTATTTCTTTTTCAGGGGAGGAAGATCTAATAAAAAAAATTCGCCAAGCTCTTCGCATGACTGATGAAGAAATAGCCCGGATGCGGAATAATGTTATTAAGTACTATGACCAGCATCTATCTCTGACGGCTGTCTGCTCATTTTTAGAGAAGTCAGCAAGAAGTAACCAGAACGTTGATCTGATTACTTCCTATAATTATGAGAAGCAGTGGAATATGGGTTGCCTTAATACATAA
- a CDS encoding polysaccharide pyruvyl transferase family protein, whose protein sequence is MNKAKRMMGLAPVIEYPHTQGAYLNFNHIDLYYWRPLWTYEQNFGDHLSKIIVSKILADGECFLEEETPESHRMFAIGSIMHVAKNDEVIWGSGVHGNMKSEDHTFQRLDVRAVRGPLTRKFLLNRGIQVPEVYGDPALLLPHIFPHKFKPTSRMAYGVVPHHTEYEMFEAQNTPNLISSMGSWNQIIHKILEADFVISSSLHGLIIAEAYGIPARYLRVTTNQDLFKYNDYMKGTGRGDIEYASSVEEALKMGGRPHLYLIISRCLIPFPGTCGERKRIR, encoded by the coding sequence TTGAATAAGGCCAAACGGATGATGGGGCTTGCTCCTGTAATAGAATATCCTCATACTCAAGGTGCGTATTTAAACTTCAATCACATCGATTTATATTATTGGCGGCCTTTATGGACTTATGAACAAAATTTTGGTGACCATCTCTCCAAAATTATTGTATCTAAAATATTGGCTGATGGGGAATGTTTTCTGGAAGAAGAAACGCCTGAGAGCCACCGGATGTTCGCGATAGGTTCTATTATGCACGTTGCCAAGAACGACGAGGTAATCTGGGGTTCGGGAGTTCACGGCAATATGAAATCCGAGGACCATACTTTTCAACGCTTGGATGTGCGCGCCGTGCGCGGCCCGCTGACCAGAAAATTCCTGCTAAACCGCGGAATTCAGGTACCGGAAGTGTACGGTGATCCGGCACTGCTGCTACCTCATATATTTCCGCACAAGTTTAAACCAACCAGCCGGATGGCGTATGGGGTAGTGCCGCATCACACGGAATATGAGATGTTTGAGGCACAAAATACGCCCAACCTGATTTCATCGATGGGTAGCTGGAATCAGATTATTCATAAAATTTTGGAGGCGGATTTCGTAATCTCAAGCTCCTTGCATGGGTTGATTATTGCTGAGGCCTACGGTATTCCGGCGCGTTACCTGCGGGTAACTACCAATCAAGACTTGTTTAAATACAATGACTATATGAAGGGTACTGGCCGTGGAGATATTGAATATGCCAGTAGCGTTGAAGAAGCCCTGAAAATGGGGGGCAGGCCCCACCTGTATTTGATCATATCCCGTTGCTTAATTCCTTTCCCTGGGACTTGTGGGGAAAGAAAAAGGATTAGGTAA
- a CDS encoding UDP-glucuronic acid decarboxylase family protein — MATNPDQKRILITGGAGFLGSHLCDRFMAEGYHVIAMDNLITGDLANIEHLFGKENFEFHHADVSKFVFVPGKLDYILHFASPASPIDYLKIPIQTLKVGSLGTHNLLGLARVKGARMLIASTSEVYGDPEIHPQVEEYFGNVNPVGPRGCYDEAKRFQEAITMAYHNHHGLETRIVRIFNTYGPRMRLNDGRVLPAFLSQALRGENLTVFGDGSQTRSFCYVDDLIEGIYRLLLSDYALPVNIGNPDEITIKEFGQEIARLIGVDFKHDYLPLPTNDPMKRRPDISKAKEILGWEPQVGRAEGLRRTLEYFQENLSGVVTGELYKTPRSF, encoded by the coding sequence ATGGCTACTAATCCCGATCAAAAACGCATTCTTATTACCGGTGGTGCTGGCTTCCTGGGTTCGCACCTCTGCGACCGGTTCATGGCTGAGGGCTACCACGTTATTGCCATGGATAACCTCATCACCGGGGACCTGGCTAATATTGAGCACCTGTTCGGCAAGGAGAACTTTGAGTTTCACCATGCTGATGTATCGAAGTTTGTCTTCGTGCCCGGCAAGTTGGACTATATTCTGCATTTCGCCTCGCCTGCCTCGCCTATCGACTATCTGAAAATTCCAATTCAGACACTGAAAGTAGGCTCGCTGGGTACGCACAACCTGCTGGGCCTGGCCCGCGTGAAAGGCGCCCGCATGCTGATTGCAAGTACCTCGGAAGTGTATGGTGACCCGGAAATTCACCCGCAGGTTGAGGAATACTTCGGCAACGTAAACCCTGTAGGCCCACGCGGCTGCTATGATGAAGCCAAGCGCTTCCAAGAAGCCATTACGATGGCCTACCACAACCACCATGGTCTGGAAACCCGCATTGTCCGTATCTTTAACACCTATGGACCCCGGATGCGCCTCAACGACGGCCGCGTATTGCCAGCCTTTCTGAGTCAGGCCTTGCGCGGTGAAAACCTTACCGTATTCGGCGACGGCTCACAGACCCGTTCGTTCTGCTACGTAGACGACCTTATTGAAGGCATCTACCGACTGCTGCTCAGCGACTACGCTCTGCCGGTAAACATCGGTAACCCCGACGAAATCACCATTAAGGAATTCGGCCAAGAAATTGCCCGTCTAATTGGCGTAGACTTCAAGCATGATTATCTGCCGCTACCAACCAATGACCCCATGAAACGTCGACCGGATATCAGCAAGGCCAAGGAAATTCTTGGCTGGGAGCCGCAGGTAGGCCGTGCCGAGGGACTGCGCCGGACGCTGGAATATTTCCAAGAGAATCTATCCGGTGTAGTGACCGGTGAGTTATATAAAACACCGCGTAGCTTTTGA
- a CDS encoding UDP-glucose dehydrogenase family protein, translated as MKVAVVGTGYVGLVTGTCFAEVGIDVTCIDIDQKKIDNLHKGILPIYEPGLEEMVSRNVAADRLHFSTNLGEAIKDCDVAFIAVGTPPGEDGSADLKYVLAVARSIGENMNSYSVIVTKSTVPVGTAAKVRKEIAQALEKRGVDIDFDVASNPEFLKEGAAIDDFLKPDRIVVGVSSERAEEVMSKLYKPFLLNGHPIIFMDIPSAEMTKYAANSMLATKISFMNDIANLCEIMGADVNMVRKGIGSDARIGTKFIYPGIGYGGSCFPKDVKALIKTASENGYEMQVLKAVESVNEAQKEVLFDKVVKHFDGDLKGKKMAIWGLSFKPKTDDMREAPSLVIIDKLLAHGCEVSAYDPVAMEEAKHTLGESITYANDQFEAVIDADALLIVTEWPEFRSPNFEVIGRLLKEKVVFDGRNIYEPQEMEKAGFAYHCIGIRTTHKEPAA; from the coding sequence ATGAAAGTAGCAGTAGTAGGTACCGGCTATGTAGGCCTTGTAACAGGAACGTGCTTTGCTGAGGTTGGCATTGATGTGACATGCATCGACATTGATCAGAAAAAGATTGACAACCTGCACAAAGGCATCCTGCCTATCTATGAGCCGGGGCTGGAGGAGATGGTGTCGCGCAATGTAGCCGCCGACCGTTTACATTTCTCCACTAACCTGGGCGAAGCTATTAAAGATTGCGACGTAGCGTTTATTGCGGTAGGTACTCCTCCCGGTGAGGATGGCTCGGCCGATTTAAAATATGTTCTGGCCGTTGCCCGTAGCATTGGCGAGAATATGAATAGCTATAGTGTTATTGTAACCAAGAGCACCGTTCCGGTAGGCACCGCAGCCAAAGTGCGCAAAGAAATTGCGCAGGCGTTGGAAAAACGCGGCGTTGATATCGACTTTGATGTGGCTTCTAACCCGGAGTTCCTGAAAGAGGGTGCTGCTATTGATGACTTCCTGAAGCCAGACCGCATTGTGGTAGGCGTGTCATCAGAGCGTGCGGAAGAGGTAATGAGCAAGCTCTATAAGCCTTTCCTGCTCAATGGTCATCCTATCATCTTCATGGACATTCCTTCGGCTGAGATGACGAAATACGCCGCTAACTCCATGTTAGCGACTAAAATATCGTTTATGAACGATATTGCTAACCTGTGCGAAATCATGGGTGCCGATGTCAATATGGTGCGCAAAGGCATTGGCTCCGATGCCCGGATTGGCACCAAGTTTATCTACCCCGGCATTGGCTACGGTGGGTCCTGCTTTCCGAAAGATGTGAAGGCCCTCATCAAAACGGCCTCCGAGAATGGCTATGAGATGCAGGTGCTGAAAGCTGTAGAAAGCGTGAACGAAGCCCAGAAAGAAGTGCTGTTCGATAAAGTAGTAAAGCACTTCGACGGCGACCTGAAAGGCAAGAAAATGGCTATCTGGGGTTTGTCGTTCAAGCCTAAAACGGATGACATGAGAGAGGCGCCCTCGCTGGTAATCATCGACAAACTGTTGGCCCATGGCTGCGAAGTCTCAGCCTATGACCCGGTGGCAATGGAAGAAGCCAAGCATACGCTGGGTGAATCCATTACCTATGCCAATGATCAGTTCGAGGCTGTGATTGATGCCGATGCCTTACTGATTGTTACCGAATGGCCGGAGTTCCGCTCGCCCAATTTTGAGGTAATAGGGCGTCTGTTGAAGGAAAAAGTAGTTTTTGATGGCCGTAATATTTATGAGCCTCAGGAAATGGAAAAGGCTGGCTTTGCCTATCACTGCATCGGTATTCGTACTACCCACAAAGAGCCTGCTGCTTAG